The Streptomyces durmitorensis genome contains the following window.
TTGGAGGAATCCTGGGGGCGCATCACCCGCGTCACCGTGAACCCCACGCGCTGGCCCGTCGTACCGCACACGGTGTCCGTGGACGGGCGCAGGCTGCACGTGGGCTGGTTCACCGAGCAGGACCCTGACAAGGTCATCCTGCTTTCCTACACGGTGGGGCGCTGGGACCTCCTCGTCATCCCACCCGAGACCCCACCCGCAGCTGCGGCCCGCCTGATGGCCGCCGCCGCGATTCCGGGCAGCGTCCTCACCGCGGGCATCCTGATGGCCAACGAAGCCGTCATCGGGCGTGGCATCCGCGACGCGCAGCGCCGGGAAGCCACCTGGGAGGGCGAAGGCGGGGCCTGCATGTCGCCCTTCGGGGACTCCATGGGCCGAAGCGCCCTCCCGCTGTCCGGAAACGGCTGGAGGTGAGCCTCGTGGAGACCCTCGTCGTCATCGCGGTGATCGTCCTCGCGATCGGCATCGGAATGCGCCTGATCCACCTGCTCAACGCCCAGCACGACGCACGGATCGCTGCACACCACTTCAGCGACCCCCTGCCGAGGCCTCCCGGCCTGCCGGACGACACCGGTCGTCGTGCCCATCGCACGGATGCCGACTGGTGAGGAACGGAACTATCTCTGACCGGGGGCAGCGCTTGCACGGTCAGCCTGTGGTCGCCGTCCAAGGCGGACTGAACGGTCAAGCCGCGTAAGGCGATCGTGGCCAACTC
Protein-coding sequences here:
- a CDS encoding DUF5994 family protein, yielding MTTTLDRTAPRDLAAEFPARLSLTPKTTLGGQLDGAWWPCSRDLEAQLPPLAAALEESWGRITRVTVNPTRWPVVPHTVSVDGRRLHVGWFTEQDPDKVILLSYTVGRWDLLVIPPETPPAAAARLMAAAAIPGSVLTAGILMANEAVIGRGIRDAQRREATWEGEGGACMSPFGDSMGRSALPLSGNGWR